Proteins found in one Zea mays cultivar B73 chromosome 1, Zm-B73-REFERENCE-NAM-5.0, whole genome shotgun sequence genomic segment:
- the LOC103645547 gene encoding probable ion channel CASTOR, whose protein sequence is MANTATSITSALSPPTASPIRAPPPVQRVAPSSALRRLFSAPLPPDQLAAAARSGCHGVRVHAIGGKRTYCPVKDCSAKMLVDNDNDFAESECPSCACAVARRRYLHRVQEQKGGRGIEDMMLLEMAKGKNWKRCPKCEFFVEKRDGCLHVTCRVNFSYLQNNWTLVVDFQVLDAFLAPGSGLWMFNDVPEVDRERKLIDGGLDFSRLDNITLVHREGNAVIRHHLESLPLESFDSILILADESVEDSAIQAESRSLATLLLIRDIQAKRLTCKESLISHVPRGTFSEGSWIGEMQQASDKYVIISEILDPRTKNLLSVSKISDYVLSNELVSMALAMVAEDRQINNVLEELFAE, encoded by the exons ATGGCCAACACAGCCACTTCCATCACCAGCG CTCTCAGCCCACCCACCGCCAGCCCGATAAGAGCGCCGCCCCCAGTTCAGCGTGTCGCCCCCAGTTCAGCACTCCGCCGCCTGTtcagcgcgccgctgccgccagatcagctcgccgccgccgccagatCAGGGTGCCACGGTGTGCGAGTCCATGCTATTGGGGGCAAGAGGACCTACTGCCCTGTCAAGGATTGCTCGGCGAAGATGCTGGTGGACAACGACAATGACTTCGCTGAGTCAGAGTGCCCGAGCTGTGCTTGCGCTGTGGCACGCCGGCGTTACCTGCACCGAGTACAGGAACAGAAGGGGGGCAGGGGCATCGAGGACATGATGCTGCTTGAGATGGCTAAGGGGAAGAATTGGAAGCGGTGCCCCAAGTGTGAGTTCTTCGTGGAGAAGCGTGATGGCTGTCTGCACGTCACTTGCAG GGTCAACTTTTCTTATCTCCAGAACAATTGG ACATTGGTTGTTGATTTCCAGGTACTTGATGCTTTCCTTGCGCCAGGATCAGGGTTGTGGATGTTTAATGATGTCCCTGAGGTTGACAGAGAAAGAAAGCTAATTGATGGAGGTTTGGACTTCAGTCGCCTCGATAATATTACTTTGGTGCATCGTGAGGGAAATGCTGTTATTCGCCATCACTTGGAGAGCCTTCCTTTAGAATCATTCGATTCT ATCCTGATTTTGGCAGATGAATCTGTAGAAGATTCAGCAATCCAAGCTGAGTCGAGGTCACTTGCAACTTTGCTGCTGATAAGAGATATTCAG GCAAAACGTCTTACATGCAAGGAATCATTGATTTCACATGTTCCCCGAGGGACCTTTTCTGAAGGTTCTTGGATAGGGGAGATGCAACAAGCATCTGATAAATATGTCATAATCAGTGAAATTTTGGACCCCAGGACAAAAAATTTGTTGTCAGTGTCAAAAATTAGTGACTACGTTCTTTCAAATGAATTAGTGAGCATGGCATTGGCAATGGTCGCAGAAGATCGGCAGATAAATAATGTCTTGGAGGAGCTCTTCGCTGAATAA